One genomic segment of Aythya fuligula isolate bAytFul2 chromosome 5, bAytFul2.pri, whole genome shotgun sequence includes these proteins:
- the CD5 gene encoding T-cell surface glycoprotein CD5 — MAAWPPALRLLLALGAWAPLLRLTGGSCRCAGKLEVYTERGWSPVCGDMKKQEAASICQQLSCGPLSAASNLVVDSNREPWVRAMRCTGTGRCRWLPANCSSHATFICSEPAPTTTKPPTTPPTTSPEPTGPPRLRLVDGNFSCSGFVELHVRGRWGAVASSPGYWMELGARICSALGCGSPIDSPATPQPSQLLVRWEALEPCRSPQLFDCFNRTRARRGRAPAFLTCSGSQPQAVRRLAGGPTPCEGDIEVFQQGRWQVLCDQWALRNERGQQLCRELRCGNLSSSTEVREPLAKGVSCDVRHLHLCPDSPRSLRSCSRTRVVCQDSKLRPAGVAAGTVASICLALLLFGILLLICGPPAYRWLMKKISKKKQRQWIGPTGLNQNVSFHRNSTVTLRPRADGQRAQGGDNDYAQPPQKSSHLSAYAALEGAARSSNPPDNSSDSDYDLQSARRL, encoded by the exons ATGGCAGCCTGGCCGCCTGCCCTGCGCCTGCTGCTCGCGCTGGGGGCATGGG cccccctcCTGCGGCTCACCGGTGGCAGCTGCCGCTGCGCCGGGAAGCTGGAGGTGTACACGGAGAGAGGCTGGAGCCCCGTGTGCGGGGACATGAAGAAGCAAGAAGCAGCCAGcatctgccagcagctgagctgtggcCCCCTCAGCGCCGCCAGCAACTTGGTGGTGGACAGCAACAGGGAGCCATGGGTGCGGGCGATGCGCTGCACTGGGACGGGCAGGTGCCGCTGGCTGCCGGCTAACTGCAGCAGCCACGCCACCTTTATCTGCAGTG AGCCAgcacccaccaccaccaagccTCCTACTACGCCACCGACCACCAGCCCGGAGCCCACCG GCCCCCCCAGGCTGCGGCTGGTGGATGGCAACTTCAGCTGCTCAGGCTTCGTGGAGCTCCACGTGCGGGGGCGCTGGGGGGCCGTGGCGAGCAGCCCGGGCTATTGGATGGAGCTGGGTGCCCGCATCTGCAGCGCGCTTGGCTGCGGCAGCCCCATCGACAGCCCCGCGACCCCGCAGCCCAGCCAGCTCCTCGTGAGGTGGGAGGCGCTGGAGCCGTGCAGGAGCCCCCAGCTCTTCGACTGCTTCAACAGGACCCGGGCCAGGCGTGGGAGAGCGCCCGCCTTCCTCACCTGCTCAG GTTCCCAGCCGCAGGCGGTGCGGAGGCTGGCGGGTGGCCCCACGCCCTGCGAGGGGGACATTGAGGTGTTCCAGCAGGGCCGCTGGCAGGTGCTGTGCGACCAGTGGGCGCTGCGCAACGAGCGGggccagcagctgtgcagggagctgcGCTGCGGCAACCTCTCCTCCAGCACCGAGGTCCGGGAGCCCCTTGCCAAGGGGGTCAGCTGCGACGTCCGCCACCTACACCTCTGCCCGGACAGCCCCCGCTCGCTCCGCTCCTGCTCCCGCACCCGAGTCGTGT GCCAGGACTCGAAGCTGCGTCCCGCCGGTGTAGCAGCGGGCACGGTGGCGAGCAtctgcctggccctgctcctCTTCGGCATCCTCCTGCTTATCTGCGGCCCTCCCGCCTACAGGTGGCTGATGAAGAAAA TCTCCAAGAAGAAGCAGCGGCAGTGGATCGGCCCCACGGGGCTCAACCAGAAcg TCTCCTTCCACCGCAACAGCACCGTCACCCTGAGGCCGCGGGCGGACGGGCAGAGGGCGCAGGGGGGGGACAACGACTACGCGCAGCCCCCCCAGAAGAGCTCCCACCTGTCGGCGTACGCAG CCCTGGAAGGCGCAGCCCGATCCTCCAACCCTCCAGACAACTCCTCCGACAGCGACTACGACCTGCAGTCCGCCCGCAGGCTGTGA
- the CD6 gene encoding LOW QUALITY PROTEIN: T-cell differentiation antigen CD6 (The sequence of the model RefSeq protein was modified relative to this genomic sequence to represent the inferred CDS: deleted 1 base in 1 codon): MGTPSRAKSGAAGNASVEPGPPGEAVLRLAGGSERCEGTVQVLQGGRWLPVCRRSWHAAASQELCRRLHCGDAEEDATLPSLPGEWDSTDSCPVAATNCSGWELEPCWLRLATEPGCCAAGPARVTCTAALALRLAGGRSRCEGRVELRQAGIWGTVCDDGWDLADAMVVCRQLGCGWALHARGDASFGRGSGPILRDEVSCGGHEQRLWECPATGEHDCHHKEDAGVVCSEHQEWRLAGGRDGCAGRVEVFFRGTWSTVCDNSWYQVEAGVLCHTLGCGEPLERPSFPHTLPTKMLYVCSSWQPSLAHCRWTYNKSAPCHQSRAAGVVCNAEGGSVVEGTQSLLHAPLFTPCLVLAALLLLTLLAFTTALLRLRKRSALTVCPPGPVLVSNSTQGPDAPSGICKNYREMPPSLPKEPAPSPVTLPAAKGSDSSDSDYEHYDFSSKPPVALSTFYNSLRRQPGEQQSGEQLLPLVPPQDGMEPFPAEVPAATLCSQPWGRANSLSSSSSSSSSSMEPYCNESAPPLMTGPARSWPAPSCPQDPNSSESSDYDDIQGSGC, encoded by the exons ATGGGGACCCCCAGCAGGGCAAAGAGCGGCGCGGCTGGGAACGCTTCGGTGGAACCAG GTCCCCCCGGCGAGGCCGTGCTGCGCCTGGCTGGCGGCAGCGAGCGCTGCGAGGGCACggtgcaggtgctgcagggcgGCCGCTGGCTGCCCGTGTGCCGGCGCTCCTGGCACGCCGCAGCCTCCCAGGAGCTGTGCCGCCGCCTGCACTGCGGGGACGCCGAGGAGGACGCCACGCTGCCGAGCCTGCCGGGGGAATGGGACAGCACCGACAGCTGCCCCGTGGCCGCGACCAACTGCAGCGGCTGGGAGCTGGAGCCGTGCTGGCTGCGCCTGGCCACCGAGCCGGGCTGCTGCGCCGCGGGGCCGGCTCGCGTCACCTGCACGG CTGCCCTGGCGCTGCGGCTGGCGGGCGGCCGGAGCCGCTGCGAGGGCCGCGTGGAGCTGCGGCAGGCGGGCATCTGGGGCACGGTGTGCGACGACGGCTGGGACCTGGCCGATGCCATGGTGGTGTGCCGGCAGCTGGGCTGCGGCTGGGCCCTGCACGCCCGCGGCGACGCCTCCTTCGGCAGGGGGAGCGGGCCCATCCTGCGGGACGAGGTGAGCTGCGGCGGGCACGAGCAGCGGCTCTGGGAGTGCCCGGCCACGGGCGAGCACGACTGCCACCACAAAGAGGACGCCGGCGTGGTGTGCTCCG agcaCCAGGAGTGGCGGCTCGCCGGGGGCCGTGACGGCTGCGCGGGGCGCGTGGAGGTGTTTTTCCGTGGGACGTGGAGCACGGTGTGCGACAACTCCTGGTACCAGGTGGAGGCAGGCGTGCTGTGCCACACgctgggctgcggggagcccctGGAGCGGCCGTCCTTCCCCCACACGCTGCCCACCAAGATGCTCTACGTGTGCTCGAGCTGGCAGCCCTCGCTGGCGCACTGCCGCTGGACCTACAACAAGTCGGCGCCTTGCCATCAGTCCCGTGCAGCTGGCGTGGTCTGCAATG CTGAGGGGGGCTCCGTGGTGGAGGGCACGCAGTCCCTCCTGCACGCGCCCCTCTTCACcccctgcctggtgctggcggcgctgctcctgctcaccctgctggccTTCACCACCGCGCTGCTgaggctgaggaagaggagtg CCCTCACCGTGTGCCCCCCTGGGCCGGTCCTGGTGAGCAACAGCACCCAGGGCCCCGACGCGCCCTCTGGGATCTGCAAGAACTACAGGGAGAtgccccccagcctccccaaGGAACCAG ccccctcgcCCGTGACCCTTCCCGCTGCCAAGGGCTCTGACTCCTCTGACTCCGACTACGAACACTACGACTTCAGCAGCAAGCCGCCCGTGGCCCTCTCCACCTTCTACA ACTCGCTGCGCCGGCAGCCGGGCGAGCAGCAGTCGGGCGAGCAGCTGCTCCCGTTGGTGCCCCCCCAGGACGGGATGGAGCCGTTCCCTGCAGAAG TGCCAGCGGCGACGCTGTGTTCCCAGCCGTGGGGCAGGGCAAACAgcctgtcctcctcctcctcctcctcttcctcctccatggAGCCCTACTGCAACGAGAGCGCGCCCCCCCTG ATGACtggccctgcccgca GCTGGCCGGCTCCGTCCTGCCCCCAGGACCCCAACTCCTCGGAGAGCAGCGACTACGATGACATCCAGGGCTCTGGCTGCTGA
- the TMEM132A gene encoding transmembrane protein 132A produces MAPAPGARLALLAAALLGASASGDWAPPEPVFLPAELEVLAVPEHYRLQRADGDLAANTSLRARTETFLLLPHGSSAQPLLRASYTPFSTRQEVPAESPPEKEGWAVRAVSLESAVSPDEPVARVLFHLRGPDWLPGQREPPGERDLPCVTLHAHHRGRVARGACRLQAPLGVCVVELEIPPRWFSPAAPAPRAPLEPAELHYGVLGPGACGRAGGRGGMDTGPREAPRYLGPLELRVAAPARRQEVRLDERVLLRVPDATLRPGQRFAATLALRHNFTAQQLTLRIKAKKGLLVVAARPGDPAWAVQLERTRGPKHWTAVVTCRRSGDAHGDWRASEAVEFLHLDLAVENGTGGLAPARPLTWQVEYPGQDPEAQKDKLVWEVQVSERDVRALVPLVQELELLNTAPLTGVPRAVPVTLVTVEAGGGVAEVTEPLGCESADKQVLQVADSCDAVFVGGKESRGARGARVDFWSRRLHASLLFTVWAPLLPLRIQLGDTTLEQVRGWRLPGATESADGEADEPGEEAERRARGCRPQYQRTSVRFLAHFVAHPRDGGRHLSYLPGPEWLLDVTHLVAGRARVQDPRVASLEGDTVVVGREPGITSVEVRSPVSDSILGEQMLVVSEEKVTVTELRAQLVAGLALALRTEPGHPGVVTATCQATGSLRTPKQEATLSVWLSFSDGTLAPLELYGWQDVALAVASQDPAVVTVAGGLPGAPSWRPRVLAEGPGRGALLQLSLHPPDACRRGRHRAAALATGSAWLEEEEQGEAGRGRAGREEEEEEEEEEMVKAPARVTDLEIGMYVLLGVFCLAIFIFLVNCIFFVLRYQQKEPPDAGAAPSAPQPHNWVWLGTDQEELSRQLDRQQPEPPAPPPPQLGTEAGRCCCGDPQVPTAGSPPAAPPPAGTPPARKEGAAPGGGRRKRVEFVTFAPPRAPEEPPQPAPNVQSILVASEDDIRWVCEDMGLRDPEELRSYMERIRGSS; encoded by the exons atggccccggccccgggggcccGCCTGGCGCTGCTGGCCGCCGCCCTGCTCGGGGCATCAG CGAGCGGCGACTGGGCCCCCCCGGAGCCCGTGTTCCTGCCGGcggagctggaggtgctggcGGTGCCCGAGCACTACCGGCTGCAGCGGGCGGACGGGGACCTGGCCGCCAACACCTCCCTGCGCGCCCGCACCGagaccttcctgctgctgccgcaCGGCTCCAGCGCCCAGCCGCTGCTCCGGGCGTCCTACACACCCTTCAGCACCCGGCAG GAGGTGCCCGCCGAGAGCCCCCCGGAGAAGGAGGGCTGGGCTGTCCGTGCCGTGTCCCTGGAGAGCGCCGTGTCCCCGGACGAGCCCGTTGCCCGCGTCCTCTTCCACCTGCGGGGCCCCGACTGGCTGCCGGGGCAGcgggagccccccggggagcGGGACTTGCCCTGCGTCACCCTCCATGCCCACCACCGTGGCCGGGTGGCGCGGGGCGCCTGCCGCCTGCAG GCTCCTCTGGGCGTCTGCGTGGTGGAGCTGGAGATCCCCCCCCGCTGGTTCTCCCCGGCGGCCCctgccccccgtgcccccctgGAGCCGGCTGAGCTCCACTACGGCGTTTTGGGGCCGGGGGCGTGCGGCCgtgccgggggccggggggggatGGACACGGGGCCACGGGAGGCCCCGCGGTACCTGGGGCCGCTGGAGCTGCGCGTGGCAGCGCCGGCACGGCGGCAGGAGGTGCGGCTGGATGAGCGGGTGCTGCTGCGCGTCCCCGACGCCACGCTGCGCCCCGGGCAGCGCTTCGCCGCCACCCTCGCCCTGCGGCACAACTTCACCGCCCAGCAGCTGACGCTGCG GATCAAGGCCAAGaaggggctgctggtggtggcgGCCCGACCCGGGGACCCTGCCTGGGCCGTCCAGCTGGAGCGCACCCGCGGCCCCAAGCACTGGACGGCTGTGGTGACGTGCCGGCGGAGCGGGGACGCCCACGGGGACTGGAG GGCGTCGGAGGCGGTCGAGTTCCTGCACCTGGACCTGGCCGTGGAGAACGGGACGGGGGGGCTGGCGCCGGCGCGTCCCCTCACCTGGCAGGTGGAGTACCCCGGCCAGGACCCCGAGGCGCAGAAGGACAAGCTGGTGTGGGAGGTGCAGGTGTCGGAGCGGGACGTGCGCGCCCTCGTCCCCTTGGTGCAG gagctggagctgctgaacACGGCCCCGCTGACCGGCGTCCCCCGCGCGGTGCCGGTGACGCTGGTGACGGTGGAGGCAGGGGGTGGCGTGGCCGAGGTGACCGAGCCGCTGGGCTGCGAGTCGGCCGACAAGCAGGTGCTGCAG GTGGCAGACAGCTGCGACGCGGTGTTCGTGGGGGGCAAGGAGagccggggggcgcggggggcaaGGGTGGACTTCTGGTCGCGCCGCCTGCACGCCTCGCTGCTCTTCACCGTCtgggccccgctgctgccgctcCGCATCCAGCTCGGCGACACCACCCTGGAGCAGGTGCGGGGCTGGCGCCTGCCCGGTGCCACCGAGAG TGCTGACGGGGAGGCGGATGAGCCCGGGGAGGAGGCTGAgcggcgggcgcggggctgcCGGCCCCAGTACCAGCGCACGTCGGTGCGGTTCCTGGCGCACTTCGTGGCGCACCCGCGGGACGGTGGCCGTCACCTCTCCTACCTGCCCGGCCCCGAGTGGCTCCTGGATGTCACCCACCTGGTGGCTGGCCGGGCACGTGTGCAGGACCCCCGTGTGGCGTCGCTGGAGGGGGACACCGTGGTGGTCGGCCGGGAGCCCGGCATCACCTCCGTGGAG gtCCGCTCCCCCGTCTCGGACTCCATCCTGGGCGAGCAGATGCTGGTGGTGTCGGAGGAGAAGGTGACGGTGACCGAGCTGCGTGCCCAGCTGGTGGCGGGGCTGGCGCTGGCGCTGCGGACGGAGCCGGGCCACCCCGGCGTGGTCACGGCCACCTGCCAGGCCACGGGCTCGCTGCGGACCCCCAAGCAG GAGGCGACGCTGTCCGTCTGGCTGTCCTTCTCCGACGGCACGCTGGCCCCGCTGGAGCTGTACGGCTGGCAGGACGTGGCGCTGGCCGTGGCCTCGCAGGACCCTGCCGTGGTCACCGTGGCGGGGGGCTTGCCCGGGGCCCCCTCCTGGCGCCCGAGGGTGCTGGcggaggggccggggcggggggccctgctgcagctcagcctgcaCCCCCCGGATGCCTGCCGCCGCGGCCGGCACCGGGCGGCCGCCCTGGCCACCGgctctgcctggctggag gaggaggagcagggggaggcaggCCGCGGGCGTgcgggcagggaggaggaggaggaggaggaggaagaggagatggTGAAGGCCCCGGCGCGGGTGACCGACCTGGAGATCGGCATGTACGTCCTGCTGGGCGTCTTCTGCCTGGCCATCTTCATCTTCCTCGTCAACTGCATCTTCTTCGTGCTGCGCTACCAGCAGAAGGAGCCCCCCGAcgccggggccgccccctcggccccccagccccacaactgggtctggctgggcaCCGACCAGGAGGAGCTGAGCCGGCAGCTGGACCGCCAGCAGCCggagccccctgccccgccgcccccccagCTGGGCACCGAGGCCgggcgctgctgctgcggggACCCCCAGGTGCCCACCGCGGGGtctccccccgcagccccgccgccggccggcACCCCCCCGGCCCGCAAGGAAGGGGCTGcgccggggggcggccggcggAAGCGTGTGGAGTTTGTCACCTTCGCGCCCCCACGGGCCCCcgaggagcccccccagcccgccCCCAACGTGCAGTCCATCCTCGTGGCCAGCGAGGACGACATCCGCTGGGTGTGCGAGGACATGGGGCTGCGGGACCCCGAGGAGCTCAGGAGCTACATGGAGAGGATCCGGGGCAGCTCCTGA
- the TMEM109 gene encoding transmembrane protein 109 yields the protein MGGDTGGSRALLGAALLPLPWAPSLGAAAAGGGPESFGSPPAPSTDPLWRLGHAAWATLEGWLGPEPLRLLAEGLAAVLWLVSSAISAALAVLSTIAGDILSACGLGGAGLVRGAALAPGEVQRVLLWGLAALAGARLLPRLLGLLLAPLRPALRCLKLCCFLGAFLRVAAAEGSSPTAQAAMLLGLWGLYLLLGGGGEQPPGPEARLEAAVRSLEWKVEELCRWHRWGGAQNRQEE from the exons ATGGGGGGCGACAccggggggagccgggccctgctgggggccgcgctgctgccgctgccctgGGCCCCCTCgctgggggcggcggcggcgggggggggcccggAGAGCTTcgggagccccccagcccccagcaccgACCCGCTGTGGCGCCTGGGCCACGCCGCCTGGGCCACGCTGGAGGGCTGGCTGGGCCCCGAGCCGCTGCGGCTGCTGGCGGAG GGCCTGGCCGCCGTGCTGTGGCTCGTCTCCTCCGCCATCTCGGCCGCCCTGGCCGTGCTCAGCACCATCGCGGGGGACATCCTGAGCGCCTGCGGCCTGGGCG GGGCCGGGCTGGTGCGCGGGGCGGCGCTGGCCCCCGGCGAGGTGCAGcgggtgctgctgtgggggctGGCGGCGCTGGCGGGGGCCCGGCTGCTGCCgcggctgctggggctgctgctggccccgctGCGGCCGGCGCTGCGCTGCCTgaagctctgctgcttcctgggAGCCTTCCTCCGCGTGGCGGCCGCCgagggcagcagccccacggcGCAGGCGGCgatgctgctggggctctgggggctctacctgctgctggggggcggcggggagcagccccccggccccgaaGCGCGGCTGGAAGCCGCCGTCCGCAGCCTGGAGTGGAAGGTGGAGGAGCTGTGCCGCTGGCACAGGTGGGGGGGGGCCCAGAACCGGCAGGAGGAGTGA
- the PRPF19 gene encoding pre-mRNA-processing factor 19 has product MALICSISNEVPEHPCVSPVSNHVYERRLIEKYIAENGTDPVNNQPLSEEQLIDIKVAHPIRPKPPSATSIPAILKALQDEWDAVMLHSFTLRQQLQTTRQELSHALYQHDAACRVIARLTKEVTAAREALATLKPQAGLIVPQTVPSSQPNVAGAGESMDLGELAGMTPEIIQKLQDKATVLTTERKKRGKTVPEELVKPEELSKYRQVASHVGLHSASIPGILALDLCPSDTNKILTGGADKNVIVFDKSSEQILATLKGHSKKVTSVVFHPSQELVFSASPDATIRIWSVPNASCVQVVRAHEGSVTGLSLHATGDYLLSSSDDQYWAFSDIQTGRVLTKVTDESSGCALTCAQFHPDGLIFGTGTMDSQIKIWDLKERTNVANFPGHSGPITSIAFSENGYYLATAADDSSVKLWDLRKLKNFKTLQLDNNFEVKSLIFDQSGTYLALGGTDVQIYICKQWTEILHFTEHSGLTTGVAFGHHAKFIASTGMDRSLKFYSL; this is encoded by the exons ATGGCCCTCATCTGCTCCA TCTCCAACGAGGTCCCCGAGCACCCGTGCGTCTCGCCCGTCTCCAACCACGTCTACGAGCGGCGGCTGATCGAGAAGTACATCGCGGAGAACGGCACCGACCCGGTCAACAACCAGCCGCTGTCCGAGGAGCAGCTCATCGACATCAAGG TCGCCCACCCGATCCGGCCCAAGCCGCCGTCTGCCACGAGCATCCCGGCCATCCTGAAGGCGCTGCAGGATGAGTGG GACGCCGTCATGCTGCACAGCTTCACCCTGcgccagcagctgcagaccaCGCGCCAGGAGCTGTCCCACGCGCTCTACCAGCACGACGCCGCCTGCCGCGTCATCGCTCGGCTCACCAAGGAGGTCACCGCCGCCAGAGAAG CTCTGGCGACGCTGAAACCTCAGGCCGGCCTCATCGTGCCCCAGACCGTGCCGTCCTCCCAGCCCAACGTGGCG ggagctggggagtCCATGGACCTGGGCGAGCTCGCCGGCATGACCCCCGAGATCATCCAGAAG CTTCAAGACAAGGCCACGGTGCTGACCACGGAGCGTAAGAAG AGAGGCAAGACGGTTCCGGAGGAGCTGGTGAAGCCGGAGGAGCTCAGCAAGTACCGGCAGGTTGCCTCGCACGTG GGGCTGCACAGTGCCAGCATCCCGGGGATCCTGGCCTTGGACCTCTGTCCTTCCGACACCAACAAGATCCTCACCG GCGGGGCTGATAAAAACGTCATCGTCTTCGACAAGAGCTCAGAGCAGATCCTGGCGACACTCAAGGGCCACTCCAAGAAGGTCACCAGCGTCGTGTTCCACCCCTCGCAG GAGCTGGTGTTCTCGGCTTCTCCCGATGCTACCATCCGGATCTGGTCCGTGCCCAACGCCTCCTGCGTGCAGGTTGTGCGTGCCCACGAGGGCTCCGTGACCGGGCTGAGTCTGCACGCCACGGGTGACTACCTGCTCAGCTCTTCTGATGACCAG TACTGGGCTTTCTCGGACATCCAGACCGGCCGTGTCCTCACCAAGGTGACAGACGAGAGCTCTGGCTGTG ctctCACCTGCGCCCAGTTCCACCCGGACGGGCTCATTTTTGGGACAGGGACGATGGACTCTCAGATCAAGATCTGGGATCTGAAG GAACGCACCAATGTGGCCAACTTCCCGGGGCACTCGGGCCCCATCACCAGCATCGCCTTCTCCGAGAACGGCTACTACCTGGCCACAGCTGCAGACGACTCCTCCGTCAAGCTCTGGGACCTGCGTAAGCTCAAGAACTTCAAGACACTGCAGCTGGACAATAACTTCGAG gTGAAGTCTCTCATCTTTGACCAGAGCGGCACCTACCTGGCGCTGGGCGGGACGGACGTCCAGATCTACATCTGCAAGCAGTGGACGGAAATCCTCCACTTCACCG AGCACAGCGGCCTCACCACAGGAGTGGCTTTCGGCCACCACGCCAAGTTCATCGCCTCCACGGGCATGGACCGGAGCCTCAAGTTCTACAGCCTGtag